The segment GGTTCAGGACAAATCCGGCCATGGACATCATGAACAGCCCGAGCACCGTACCGACAACTGTGATAAAGATCGTTACCTGATAAGCATCCACCAGCTTGGAGGAGTTACTGAGCAACAATTCATAGGCCTTGAAAGACACCTCATTCGGTATCAGCTTGTACCCCTCGCGGATAATCTCCTGCTCATTCATGAAGGAGGAGGAGATCATCAGCGCAAAAGGAAACACACAGAACAGGGCAAATACGGAGATGCAAATGTAGCTGATCACCTTAATGAAAATGCTCCCTGAATCCTGTTTAATAGTATTACTTGCCATATTAACACCCCTGTTTCTTATCTTGTCTTAGAACAACGCACTATCCGGTTCAACCTTGCGCACAATAAAGTTAACGACAAGCACCAGAACCAGACCGAATAAGGATTGGTAGAAGCCTACAGCAGCACCCATGGAGAAGTTAAATTGTCCCACGAGCGACCGGAAGACATACGTATCTATAATATCCGTCTGCGGATACAGCACGGAGTTTGTTCCAATCAGATTGTAGAAGAGATCGAAGGAGCCTTTGAGAATTCCGCCCATACCGAACAGGAGGAGCAGAATGAAGGTTGGCTTCAGAATCGGCAGAGTCATATAACGGATACGCTGCCAGGTAGTGGCGCCGTCCATATAGGCTGCTTCATAGAGATCATGGTTAATCCCCGTAATGGCTGCCAGATAGACAATCATACCGTAACCGGTACTTGCCCAAATTTTGAACGCTACAATGATGTATTTCCAGATTCCAGCGTCGGAGTAGAACTCAATCTTGTCTAGGCCCGTACTGGTAAGCATCGTATTGATAAACCCGGAGTTGAAATTGAACAGGTTATACGCGAATACGCCGACGATAACCATCGAGATGAAATTCGGAAGCAGAATAACCGACTGGGAGATCTTCTTGAACCACTTGCCCGCAATCTCCGACAGCATGATGGCAAATACAATCTGGATGATGTTACCCAGTGCAAGGAACACCAGATTGTAGAGCAAAGTATTCTTGGTGATATTCCAGAGGTCTCCGTTCTGAATCAGGAACTCAAAATTCTTGAGTCCGATAAAGTCACTGCCAAAGATCCCTTTGTTGAGCTTGTAATCTACGAATGCAACGTACGCGCCAGGCATTACCGCATAATGAAACACAGCAAAATACACAATGACAGGCAGCAGCATGAGATACAACACTTTGTTCTTCAATAATTCCCGGACAACATTTCCGCCCGATTGTACAAATCTTGCCAATGAACCCACCTCCAAATTAAACATTGCATTCTACTGCAACTAACTTAACCCTTTTCGACCATATAGAAACGTTTCCATTATTTCTTTGTGTTTCCCCTTGCTCAGAGCATACTCCTTCCTTGTATACGCTGTCAAACATTTTTTATTTTCAAATAACAAGTAATAAATTTACATTTAACTGAGCATAATATATAAAAAGCCGGTTTTTTTATAGATAATTGACTTTTTTCCGTCAAAAGTCTACACTCGAAATGTATCGCCTATGGAAACGTTTCTATTTATTCTTTACATGGACATGTCAGCCCTTTTTTGTGACATCTGATGATGAATTCCCCCGTTCTGATCGATTTCATGTCCTAAAACAAGCACTGGAAAGCGAGGCTCGATATGATATTCAAACAACAAATGAACATGATTACCTTAACCCGGGATGACCTGTCGTATACATTCCTGCCTACAGGAGATATTTTTGAATTCACGCAGGGCTCCACTCTTATTAATCTGTTCCAGGGTAATCCGGCAGACGGCTCTTCCAATAATATCTATCTGCGCGTATATACGGAGCAAGGAATCCAGAGCTATCCGCTGCTGGGTATTACGTCGGGCTCCAAGCTGTCCCGTACAGATGACAAACTGATTTTTGAAGGTTCTATAGAAGCAATCAGCTACCGCGTTACCTTCGCACCGGCCAAGGACGGCATCTGGTTCTGGCAGCTTCAGCTCTCCGGCAACGGTGAGACTGTAGATGTAGTGTATGGCCAGGATGTGGGTATTGCTGACAAAGGCGGCATTCTCGCCAATGAGCTGTACATGAGCCAATATCTGGATCACAGCATCTGGGAAGGCCCGCAGGGCTACGCTGTATGCTCGCGCCAGAACCAGCCGCAGGGAACGGACTTCCCTTATCTCCAGCAGGGTGTAGTCGGTTCACGGGCTGTAGGCTATTCCACAGATGGTATGCAGTTCTTCGGCATTTCCTATAAAGGAAGCTATGTACCGGAGGCGCTGAACGGCAATCTGCAGAACCGTAATTATCAATACGAGCTGGCTTATACTGCACTCCAGACCGAGAAGATGGTCCTGTCGGCTCCGGCTGAGTTCGCCTTCTACGGCCTGTTCCGTCCGAATCATCCGGCTGCAGTTACAGAGCTTGAATTCCAGGCTGAGCTGCAGGCAGCTTATGCAGAGATCGACTGGAACGGCAAGGATGCCGTGCCAAGCCGGGATGTTCCTGCACTGAGTGACGATATCGGCAAGCCTTATGTCTCCCCACAGTGGTCACAGGCCGAGATTGATGCCGCCTTCCCTAACCGGAAGCTTGAGGAGACCCAGAACGGCCAGTTGCTGTCCTTCTTCACAGACGGGCATGTCCATGTGGTGCTGCAGCCTAAGGAGCTGCTGGTGGAACGTCCGCATGGCCATATCATCACCTCGCTGCTGGGCGACAAGCAGGTAGATAACAACCTGATCTCCTCCACTAACTATATGTACGGTCTTTTCAACGGTCAGACCGTGGTGGGGAATACCTCTTTCCATAAAGGGCTCTCCACGCCGCGCGGCCTGCTGAACATTCAGCACAATAGCGGTCAGCGGATCTATGTCCGCATGGACGGGGTTTACCGGATTCTTACGCTGCCGGCGGCTTACGAGATGGGCGTGAATTTTGCGAAATGGCATTATCAGCTTGAAGACGATGTGTTGACCGTGACTTCGATCGCAGCAGCAGGCCAGCCGGATGTCGCACTTCAGGTACAGTCGAAGCTGGGCAGATCCTATGATTATCTGATCACGAACCAGCTGGTTATGGGCGAGCATGAATTCCGGCACCCGGTAAGAGTGGAGTCCAAGGATGGCATCCTGCAGATTCTTCCCGATGAGGCATCTGTTCACAAACTTCCATATCCCGGCCTCCATTTCGATATCCAGTTGCCGGGAACCGCATATACGTACAGTGATGACCGGGTGTTCTATGCGGACAAACAGCCGCGCAACGGTACACTGCTGACAATTTCTGTTACACAGTCAGGTGGCTTCCAGCTAGTAATACAGGGCAGACTTACAACATCGGATGTTCTTCCGCTAGTGTCGCCTTACACCCAGGAGAAGGAGCAGGCTCTGTTCCATGAGTTCTACTCGTCGTTCATTTCCGGCTTCCAGCTCCAGATTGACGGCACAGAGCAGTCACGGATCGACATTCTGAATGAGACCGCATGGTGGTACACCCATAACGCAATGACTCACTTCATCATGCCGCATGGCCTTGAGCAGCCGGGCGGAGCAGCCTGGGGCACACGCGATGTCTGCCAGGGGCCAATGGAATACTTCCTGATGACCCAGCATTATGAGCTGGCCCGCAGCGTTCTGCTGAAGATCTATTCGCATCAGCTGTGGGAGAGCAAGGAATGGCCGCAATGGTTCATGTTCGACCAGCATCCGGTCCAGGCCCATGAATGGCATGGCGACGTAGTGCTCTGGCCGCTGAAATGCATCAGCGATTACATCATGGCCACCGGAGACTACGCGATTCTTAACGAAGAAATCGGCTATCACCATCTAGCGGATGCTCAGCCAAGCCAGCAGACCGAAACGGTCCTCGAACATGTGAAGGCTGCAGTAGAGACCATCCGTGAACGCTTCGTACCGGGTACGTCTCTGATCAACTATGCCGGCGGCGACTGGGATGACACCCTGCAGCCAGCCAATGAAGCCCTCAAGACCAAGCTGGTCAGCGCATGGACGGTCGCACTCGCCTTCCAGGTGATCCGCAACCT is part of the Paenibacillus sp. FSL M7-0420 genome and harbors:
- a CDS encoding ABC transporter permease; translated protein: MARFVQSGGNVVRELLKNKVLYLMLLPVIVYFAVFHYAVMPGAYVAFVDYKLNKGIFGSDFIGLKNFEFLIQNGDLWNITKNTLLYNLVFLALGNIIQIVFAIMLSEIAGKWFKKISQSVILLPNFISMVIVGVFAYNLFNFNSGFINTMLTSTGLDKIEFYSDAGIWKYIIVAFKIWASTGYGMIVYLAAITGINHDLYEAAYMDGATTWQRIRYMTLPILKPTFILLLLFGMGGILKGSFDLFYNLIGTNSVLYPQTDIIDTYVFRSLVGQFNFSMGAAVGFYQSLFGLVLVLVVNFIVRKVEPDSALF
- a CDS encoding GH36-type glycosyl hydrolase domain-containing protein, whose protein sequence is MIFKQQMNMITLTRDDLSYTFLPTGDIFEFTQGSTLINLFQGNPADGSSNNIYLRVYTEQGIQSYPLLGITSGSKLSRTDDKLIFEGSIEAISYRVTFAPAKDGIWFWQLQLSGNGETVDVVYGQDVGIADKGGILANELYMSQYLDHSIWEGPQGYAVCSRQNQPQGTDFPYLQQGVVGSRAVGYSTDGMQFFGISYKGSYVPEALNGNLQNRNYQYELAYTALQTEKMVLSAPAEFAFYGLFRPNHPAAVTELEFQAELQAAYAEIDWNGKDAVPSRDVPALSDDIGKPYVSPQWSQAEIDAAFPNRKLEETQNGQLLSFFTDGHVHVVLQPKELLVERPHGHIITSLLGDKQVDNNLISSTNYMYGLFNGQTVVGNTSFHKGLSTPRGLLNIQHNSGQRIYVRMDGVYRILTLPAAYEMGVNFAKWHYQLEDDVLTVTSIAAAGQPDVALQVQSKLGRSYDYLITNQLVMGEHEFRHPVRVESKDGILQILPDEASVHKLPYPGLHFDIQLPGTAYTYSDDRVFYADKQPRNGTLLTISVTQSGGFQLVIQGRLTTSDVLPLVSPYTQEKEQALFHEFYSSFISGFQLQIDGTEQSRIDILNETAWWYTHNAMTHFIMPHGLEQPGGAAWGTRDVCQGPMEYFLMTQHYELARSVLLKIYSHQLWESKEWPQWFMFDQHPVQAHEWHGDVVLWPLKCISDYIMATGDYAILNEEIGYHHLADAQPSQQTETVLEHVKAAVETIRERFVPGTSLINYAGGDWDDTLQPANEALKTKLVSAWTVALAFQVIRNLSQVTSADSEFSASLAAMAEDMKESFRTLLIKDGVIAGFAYFQEDGSIDYMLHPLDTETGIHYRLLPMTRSIIAELVTPQQAAENLRLIDEHLNCPDGVRLMDRPARYEGGVSTIFRRAEQAASVGREISLQYVHAHIRYIEASAKLGEAKRAWDGLFQINPINIRQSVPNAQLRQSNMYFSSSDGDFPDRYSYQENFDQLRDGSVEVKGGWRLYSSGPGIYLNQLISAVLGIRFSEEELIIDPVLPASLDGLRFTYECFGKKMTFVYHISAGEARTPEVQAAGVAVTGQVLPNPYRPGAVSIAKNHLLSLPGDELHIYITQ